gggggggggtcgatgcTGGTTGATTATTAGGgagcataaaaaacaacaatatttcagccaatattgaaaaaaacatttttaatattattattcgATTAgaaatgattcctaagatgacgttaaaaaatgtatgtcaaagaaatgtaattatgaCTTCATATTTGACAAATAGCCATAAACTTAATtctaaacaaaaggaaaacacaatataaagaacttgaattataaaaaatatatatatatttttttatatatatatatatatatatatttaaattgtaaacaggaattcaacattttctgcattgtttattctgtaaaataaaagtcagGCTCATATCAGACGATTTTCATCAGCCAGATGATAAATTGTTCATggtcagaataaaacagaataGAATcacataaaatggaaataaaaatttGATTAAATCACATCTAATCTCTGCTGTTGGCTGATTGTTACCAAAATCAATAAATAGTACTGGAGAAAGATTATAGGAATTTTTATAATTAATTGATATAAGAAAATATGGAAACATATTGGTTCCTGACGATGAAGAAGACATCtttagatatttatttataagataaaatagaaagaaGCAGCgcatcctcacatttgagaagatgaaacaaataaatgaacgtTCATTTTGTCGACTGACAGATTCATTCTGTCTTCCAGGTGTGGAGTGATGCAGCAGAAGTTGTGTTCCAGAGGTTCTGGTTCTTTCCTCTTGGAGAGGAACGGTCAGGCCTGCGGCGCCTCCTGCGACCACGCCGCCGCCTCCTGCGACCTCCCGTTCCGCTGCCCCCGCTGCAGAGAGCAGGAGCGCTTCGGCAGCCTGGCCTCGCTGCAAGCCCACCTGGAGCACCGCCACTCGTACCGCTCGCCGGACGTGGTCGCCGCCGACAGCGGCTTCAGCATCACCGGCAAACTCCCCGACCCGCTGACGGCAGCGATCCCCTGGCACGACATGAGCCTCCCGACCcgcagggggcagcagcagaggccgcCTCACGCTCGCTCCCTCAGCGACAGCAGAGACGGCGGGTACCTCCACTGCTACGGCTCCGTGAGGAGGCGCACGCAGAGCGTCGGGGTGGGGACGCAGgccgatgaggaggaggaagacgggggcacagaagatgaagatgtagaagaagaggatgaggaggaagatgatggcgAAGGGAGAGATGGTAGTAGAAACGAGGAGGATTTTAAGAAGTTGGACGCAGGGCaccatcacttcctgttccgtCCTCTGGCTCCTCTCAGACCCCCACCGGACCCAGACCCGGACCGGGACCTGGTCGGTGCGTTCAGATTTACTTACttgcttcactttttttttttttttacagatgtggGTTTCCAGGTGGTTGTCCAGTGCAgtgactcacttcctgtcctgtaaCCACCAGAGCAGAACTCCTACTCGGGTCTGGAGACGGCAGCAGCCTCAGCGGCCGTGCGCCGGCGCCTGGCGAGCATCCTGCGCGCGGCCGACAGCACGCAGCAGCGGCGGCTTGCCCGAGTGAGCACAGAGCTGGCACAGACGGACACGGAGCTGCTGTGCGAGCGCGCCCACTCGCAGCACCTGGCCCACGAGAGGCAGGAGGTGGCGGAGCGGGAGCGCTCGCTGAGCCGCCAGGTGGACGTGGCCGTCATGGTGATCGCAGCGCTGAGGGAGCAGCTCAACGCCTCGGAGAACGAACTGGAGCGACGAGAGAGGTGAACGGGCCTGTGTGACGATGGCCGTCGTCTGATCAATGTGCTCAGGTGACGACACCTGAGTCAGATGAACTCACTCACGTATCGGTGCTGTTTTCATCATCCAGGGAGGTGATAACCATCCAGAAGTTTCTGGAAGCGGCGGCGCGACAGGAGACATGCGGCAAAGTAAGAATCCAGTGCTTTATCGAGAACCTGCTGCGACGCATCGCTCTGGCCGAGCGGCTGGTGGAGTACTACCAGGTCAACGGCAGTCCGCCACAGTGCAACCACTAcagggtaaacacacacacacacacacacacggcaactTCAAATCTTCAGAGTGTAAGAACTgcttattgttgtttttttttgtccgtggTCGCTGAGCGGCGTCTCTTGTCTccgcagcagcaccagcagccgACTGACACTGGACCTCACAGGATCACTAAGAGCAGGTGAGTCGCACCGAGCTCTGCGATTGGATATGACGAACAACGACAGGTGGTTAGATCGGTTGAAGCGGGGCAAGTTACAGCACCGTCCTGACTCTGAGAATGTTTAGTCTTTATCTGGCACCAAAAAGTTTTGTAACCCATGATTTTAAACGGGTTAAATCATTAACTTGGAACTGGTAGATGTGGTGGGTTGGTAACTAACTTCACGTTTTTAATTCCCAGGTCAGCGGGAGGTCCACTGTCCTCGGCCGGTTTCCACGACAACAGGAcccgctcctcctcccagtTCAGCGGCTGTCAGCTGTTCTCCCAAGCGGGCGAGAAACGAGAGCGGGAGCACCGGGAGCGGCTGGCCCAGTCGTCCAGGCTCTTCTGCCGACCCGAGCACAGAGACGACATCTGGAACCACCAGCGCCGCCCGTCCGCCGGGTACGAGGCCTAGAAGGGGTGGGGACACCGGGGAGAGGGGGCGTGTCAGCGAGAGGGGGGCGTGTCAGCGGGTAAAAACCCTTTCACACAGTGACTTTACTTCAGTGTGATAACCTGTGGAAAAGTTCTACAAGGTCACAGTCACATCCACATTCTTTGGAGTCGTTATTAAGCCACTCCTAAtgactttaatatttaatattaataatttaatctTATTTCATTAAACAATTCCGCTTCTACAGTAATGTTCATTTAAGACAATACTTTCTGGTAAATTGATAAAGTGTCTTTGTGACAGTatttaatgttgaaataaaaaaatcaaatcagatttattttgacCACGAACCTGGCAGGCCAAATTAAGGTTTTCTTCAAATGTATATTTCTGCCATAAAAAAGATCTGCGTAAAAGATCGTCTGTTGTACAAGATGttcacaaaacataaataaacccCCCGGAATATAtgtcaaatgatttaaaaaacgtTACGTTAAATGTTTTAGTTATTGGTAAActgttacttcttttttttacgctATAGTAAAACCTGAAACGAGACCGTTTTCTGTGGGAAAATTATAATGGAGGTTTTTCAAAGTTTACTATCATGTaattaacatttaatatgtAATTAGTCAATAACATGAATAGTTGTCCGTCGCGGCcctaaatatataaaactgaaGAAATACACAATGCAGTAACTAACACTGAACAACAGGGTTTAACAACATTATGCAATAATTAATATTACTGCATGGAATCAGTGTATTCAAGTACATAAACGTGTACAGATTTTGTGTTATTGAGCATTTTGTACTTTTCCATAGATTATTTTACTGAAATAAACCATTGCACATTCTTTCCACTGGGTGGGACGTAAGTGCAGCTATATGTTCACTATTCAAATGTATAAATGATTGACAGCTTTTCGTCTTTGGTCAAATCTGACAGCACAAATCCATAAAGTTCAGTTaaatctcagttttttttagtGATACTGATGTTGTGGATTCCTTCCTCTGTATTTTGGAGAAATTTCAGGTAGATTTTTTCGTTAtctcttttccatttcctgACTTAAGATTTAATGACAGACGAGTCTGATCATGGAAACGAGTTGTGACGAGAGTTTTTCTCCTGAATCAGAGGGACTGATGCTGACGACACGTCCTCTCCTCCGGTCGAACCTTTACACGTCGGCCTggttcccaaaaaaaaactccccatCAGTCCAGTcgtctgcttcctgtctgtgctTGAAAGGCCGAACGGTGGCGATCGATCCCGATTGACGTCGTTCATTATTCGATATTAGCCTGATATTAGCCCGGCATCAGGAACATTAGTCGCAGTTTGTTTGACGTGCAGGTTAAAGTCCCAACACAACTTTATCACCTGAACCATTAAGCAGCTCATAAAGCTAATGTTAGCTTAGCACGTCATGCTAACCTGCTTTCTACCTACATTAGCACATCAGCTTTACCTCAGAGGCTAAGTAGGATTTCGTGCTACATTAGTTCATGACGTTAatgtttgaaaacacaaatatgtataaatgtaaGCTAAGCAGCTAATAAGGCTAATGTTAACTTAATTAGCCACACAGTGTCTGTGCCTGGCTACATGTACGATGCAGACGTTAGCATGTTAAGCTAACCAGCTTTCTACCTACATTAGCGCATTAGCTCTATTTCAGAGGCCAAGGAGAATTTCATGCTACATAGCTCAcagagctaacgttagctcaaTTAGCTTGATGGTTTTCCCACCAACAGACGTTCCTGAAGCCGCTTGTGTCTCTCAAGATTCCTAGCGGCTCAGATGTATGAAGCTAATGCCAATTTGAACTTGGAGCGTCGTTGTGACGTGGACTTTGGGAACATGGCCCACATTGTTCGTCGATGCGGTTTGTTCTTAGCACAGACAGGACTCTGATGACACCAGACCTGGGTCGGGCGTGGGCTGCTTTAGGACCAATCTATGGAGACGGTCTGCTGACTGTCCATAGAGGGAAACGTTAGATACATGTTGACCTTTGGCCCTTCCGTACACTGCTGCCACAGCAGGATGCTAATCCAGAGACGTGGTGGAGGGTAAATCCAGATACGCACAAGTTTCACACCCACTTCTTCTTTTGTACAATAGTCCACCTTTCTTTAAAGGagcagcacaacattttttgggAAGGACACTTGTTGTCAATCTAAGTCAGCTGCATTCAGGCtgtgttagcctagcttagcacaaagactggaggGTGGAATCTGCCAACTTGCtaacttatttttaatgaaactaaataaatgtgagctgtttttttatatatatttcagttggACCCActgtaagaaaaaatataaaaggagaatgtcactcagtagagctcagACCTCCATCGACAACAGTCCGGATCCACACAAAAATGTTATGGATTCCTTCTTGGCCCACGCTACTAactttactggaaatctgttcagtggtTTTCAATCGTGCTAGAAAACAATCAACAAAGAAACGGACCTGGTTTAAACCAGTCTCTGTGCTCAAGGAACAAACCTGTTTGGTTTTACCCTCCACGACACTATTTTCAGAGATTTAACAGAAGCCTTGTACATGCAGCAGCCGCCCGGCTCAGCTCTGGACGACACCACACGCACAGTATAACGAATGTACTCCGAGTTAATGTTCTAGCTCAAACCGGAAAAAAGAGACGCCGCAGTGTTTTTTTGAGGACCCGACTCTGAAACTCGCGCGCCTCGCCGGCAACAGAAACGGGTGGAGATTCTCCGACCACATGAACACGAATGACGTCGTATCAACGCTTTCATCCAAAGTGACTTAACAGTGCCGTGACTTCACACAGTACATCTGCAGTATACTGAACGGCTGGTGGCGGCTTCTTCAATACGACCATTCCTCCGTTTTTAAGCGTCATTTTGTTGCACTCATCCAATCACGAGAACGTACGTGTAACAGATGGTATGCGGTGTAAAAAAATTGTACCTTTGCTGTCACTGGATTAGGTTTCGTCGACGGTGTTAGTAGATATTTTGTATACAAAGCTACTATGTGTCGTCAAGTGGAAGTAGTCGTGGTCGTCGTTGAGCTCGGCAGAACATTTATCTGCGTCACCAACACAAATGTCTTTTTAGTTTTCAACAGGGGGTCTGCAAGGTCCTGGAAAGGTCTTAAATTGTGTCAGGTAGATTCAAGGCCTTCACAAGTTTCTCTTGAACACAgctacataaaaaaagaaaaatcggtTTTCAGAAACCTAAACGTGATCGTCCTTCTGAAGACGCTTTGCAGACGCTTCTGATGCTTCACTTCAAATTATAATTGGCACGatacctttttatttaaaagcaaaaacgtccagacgagcgttttagCTCCGCGTCTGAAATATTACGCTGATGCGACgggtaaacaggaagtagattgtctgCTCTGCGGTCGGTTGCTTGGTAACGGAAAAATCCTCTGATGGAGGAACAgcgatggtaaaaaaaaaaaaagcaggaatgacggcgacgaggtggaactgttaccgacaggaagtgttagcgatGCTTTGCCTTCACTGGTCGTCGAGTCCAGTTCACGCCACATGACCAGTGGACGTGAATGCACGTTATTTCCGATACAGAGCTTAAAAACTCGTCCGGACAAAGATCGATTTAATTTGAAAGcatctgttggtgtgaacgtcGCCTGAGCTACGGTGGTGCCAATCATATAGTTTAAATATAAtccatattgaaatattttcatgtatttatgatgatgtgttgtgttttttgtttttcatcagtttACAAACAGATTGAAATATTATAATTTCCCTTTTACCCGATGTTTAATGGAAAACAGTATAAATATTGAATATAAATTGTAAGTTATGATTTCAATTCTTCATGGGCTTGAACACGTCGGTGGAGAACTGGAGTTTGTTCTGGTGCTCACTCATTGGACGGTGGTAGAAGATGCATGACGCAGCCCCACCagtactacttctactactactactactactactacataTGTAGCTGTTGTGTTACTGTGAAAGCATGCTTCATGTGTAGCAAAGAGTACTTTATGAGATACTGTTATCCTGTACTACTACGTGTACTTTTGTAGCAGAGCGAGGTCTATTTTAATGGCGTTTGAACCGAGAGTTGCACTAAACCAACCGAGAGCACTTAGCTTGGAGCAGCTGGATTTTGCATGATGGGAGCGTGGTGTTCCAGACAATCAGCAGGGTTTGTGGAAAAGTCTGGAAGATGAATGCTTTATTACCTAACtgtgttttggaaatgttttaaaGGGTAAATGTGCAATGGAAGAAGACAAGTGGGAGAAAACGTAAGCGAAACAAGTTAACGTTAGTTTGATCGTGACACTTCCGTCTCTCCCGGAGATGACGTTAGCTTTTATGTTTGCGTAAAACTGTTTTGCCACAGCCAAGTTTTAAAATCTCCTGGAGTTCGTCATGTTCGTCTGTAGGGATTTCGTTTGCAGAAGTGATCTCTAGTTTCGTGCCTTTCACTCTGAACCTCTGTCGTCTGTATAAACACTGTGCAAAATGCAATACTGTGAAGACCTGGAATAATTTTCATGTTCTGTGTGGAAGATTCCATGGAAGATTAAACATCACGTGACACCAAGAGACTCATCACGCCGTGTTTTGTTATTCAAGGGTCGTGGATAGgactgcaactaaagattatttccttaatcgatcagttgtttggtccataaaatgtcatgaaattgtgtttgctgtcaaacaggaaaacattgcatttctggttttcatttcaataaatgataatattgcataaacaagaaaaattgCAGCTCTAACATTTTTGGCAATCAGATTCACCTCTGAGTGTATGCTACAGTATAAGACATTGCaggttcacagaaaaaaaggagaatattgcgcacacacacaggaaaacatttaatttttagcATTTTTATCTCAACACCTCTTTGGTCGTGCAACCTTACACATATTTTGTGATTATCAGATTTACTTCTGAATGTATGCTGCAATACAAAACATGCGAATATaaatgaagggggaaaaaattgcttttcattttttggaaaatatcatTCCACGTGTAGCAACaagtaaaactgaaacactggagccaaGGGAAAAATctcagaaacagaccgggggaaaTAACACTAGGAACATACCGGGgaacacaacaagaaaaacagacgatccaacccagacaaagggaagcacagagactaaatacactcaaggagggcggggcaaatagaacacaggtgagacacctTAGGAACAGGTACAGACAAttgcaggagacacaggaaacaagACACGGTAAAGGAAatgcagcaacacaaggaatgggacttcaaaataaaagggatCAAGAAAGTAATACAACcgataca
The sequence above is a segment of the Scophthalmus maximus strain ysfricsl-2021 chromosome 10, ASM2237912v1, whole genome shotgun sequence genome. Coding sequences within it:
- the znf365 gene encoding protein ZNF365 isoform X1 is translated as MQQKLCSRGSGSFLLERNGQACGASCDHAAASCDLPFRCPRCREQERFGSLASLQAHLEHRHSYRSPDVVAADSGFSITGKLPDPLTAAIPWHDMSLPTRRGQQQRPPHARSLSDSRDGGYLHCYGSVRRRTQSVGVGTQADEEEEDGGTEDEDVEEEDEEEDDGEGRDGSRNEEDFKKLDAGHHHFLFRPLAPLRPPPDPDPDRDLVEQNSYSGLETAAASAAVRRRLASILRAADSTQQRRLARVSTELAQTDTELLCERAHSQHLAHERQEVAERERSLSRQVDVAVMVIAALREQLNASENELERREREVITIQKFLEAAARQETCGKVRIQCFIENLLRRIALAERLVEYYQVNGSPPQCNHYRQHQQPTDTGPHRITKSRSAGGPLSSAGFHDNRTRSSSQFSGCQLFSQAGEKREREHRERLAQSSRLFCRPEHRDDIWNHQRRPSAGYEA
- the znf365 gene encoding protein ZNF365 isoform X2 — translated: MQQKLCSRGSGSFLLERNGQACGASCDHAAASCDLPFRCPRCREQERFGSLASLQAHLEHRHSYRSPDVVAADSGFSITGKLPDPLTAAIPWHDMSLPTRRGQQQRPPHARSLSDSRDGGYLHCYGSVRRRTQSVGVGTQADEEEEDGGTEDEDVEEEDEEEDDGEGRDGSRNEEDFKKLDAGHHHFLFRPLAPLRPPPDPDPDRDLVEQNSYSGLETAAASAAVRRRLASILRAADSTQQRRLARVSTELAQTDTELLCERAHSQHLAHERQEVAERERSLSRQVDVAVMVIAALREQLNASENELERREREVITIQKFLEAAARQETCGKVRIQCFIENLLRRIALAERLVEYYQVNGSPPQCNHYRHQQPTDTGPHRITKSRSAGGPLSSAGFHDNRTRSSSQFSGCQLFSQAGEKREREHRERLAQSSRLFCRPEHRDDIWNHQRRPSAGYEA